One stretch of Calditerricola satsumensis DNA includes these proteins:
- a CDS encoding aldo/keto reductase has translation MEYVKLGNSDLTVSRIGLGTWAMGGWMWGGTDEAQAIAAIHRALDLGINLIDTAPVYGFGLSEEIVGKALAERGRRDEVVIATKVGLEWDDRQRVWRNATRARIRQEIEDSLRRLRTDYIDLYQVHWPDPDTPIEETAEELHRLYKEGKIRAIGVSNYTPEQMEVWRQVAPLHSNQLQLNLFQAHLLDTAFAYCADHDIGTLTWGTLAHGLLTGKITADTTFPENDLRSRHPLFKGERSRQYLAAVERLKALAAEYGKTVAQLAVRWVLEQRGVSVALWGARRPQQLDEVEGAVGWALSAEDLARIRRILDETITDPVEPRKKQGPPARSELAAKTE, from the coding sequence ATGGAGTACGTCAAACTGGGGAACTCCGACCTGACCGTATCGCGCATCGGTCTCGGCACGTGGGCCATGGGCGGCTGGATGTGGGGCGGAACCGACGAGGCGCAGGCCATCGCCGCCATCCATCGGGCCCTCGACCTCGGCATCAATCTGATCGACACCGCGCCGGTGTACGGCTTTGGCCTGTCGGAAGAGATCGTGGGCAAGGCCCTGGCCGAACGCGGGCGGCGCGACGAGGTGGTGATCGCCACCAAGGTGGGGTTGGAATGGGACGACCGGCAGCGGGTGTGGCGCAACGCCACGCGGGCGCGCATCCGCCAGGAAATCGAGGACAGCCTGCGCCGCCTGCGCACCGACTACATCGACCTGTACCAGGTGCACTGGCCCGATCCCGACACGCCGATCGAGGAAACGGCGGAGGAACTGCACCGCCTCTACAAGGAAGGGAAAATCCGGGCCATCGGCGTGAGCAACTACACGCCGGAGCAGATGGAGGTGTGGCGGCAGGTGGCCCCGCTGCATTCCAACCAGCTGCAGCTCAACCTGTTCCAGGCCCATCTGCTCGACACCGCCTTCGCCTACTGCGCCGACCACGACATCGGGACGTTGACGTGGGGCACGCTGGCGCACGGGCTGTTGACAGGCAAGATCACGGCCGACACCACCTTCCCGGAAAACGACCTGCGCAGCCGCCATCCCCTATTCAAGGGTGAGCGGTCCCGCCAGTACCTGGCCGCGGTGGAGCGGCTCAAGGCCCTCGCCGCGGAATACGGAAAGACCGTCGCCCAGCTCGCCGTGCGCTGGGTTCTGGAGCAGCGCGGCGTCTCGGTCGCCCTGTGGGGCGCGCGCCGGCCCCAGCAACTGGACGAGGTGGAAGGCGCCGTCGGCTGGGCGCTGTCGGCCGAAGACTTGGCGCGCATCCGGCGCATCCTCGACGAGACGATCACCGATCCCGTGGAGCCGCGCAAGAAGCAAGGACCGCCGGCGCGGTCGGAACTGGCAGCCAAAACGGAATAA